One window of Nitrospira sp. genomic DNA carries:
- a CDS encoding sigma-54 dependent transcriptional regulator, translating to MHTVVFVVDDEQVIRTAIVKRLNRQGHFATGYESGEVLLQELEHKLPELVLLDLKMPGISGLDALKHVRQLAPSAIVIMLTAYGTVQDAVEAMKLGAYDFLIKTVDLEGVEAVVTRAIEILKLRRRLELEIDGQLNRYHLSNVEAHSRAMKQLLEQVREVAENPKPTVMLLGETGTGKEFMARVIHHNGPRASAPFVGVNCTAIPKDLFESELFGYERGAFTGANQRKLGLLEKAEGGTLFLDEIGDLDLTMQAKLLRVIQERSFRRLGGTDDLGADFRLITATNREIKKEVERGTFREDLYFRLNVVAFEIPPLRKRFEDIIPLCRKTIVRFAQEFGKPVPELDSEARAMLERYAYPGNIRELENTLERAMIFCSGQTLTANYLPRELHEQVGHTTMSVSQGAERVIRIEMQVGKHTLERIEESIIEEVLRLADYNKSLAAKQLGLTRFSLDRRLKKLTDSPR from the coding sequence ATGCATACAGTCGTTTTTGTGGTCGACGACGAACAAGTCATTCGCACGGCCATCGTCAAGCGGCTGAACAGACAAGGACATTTCGCTACCGGTTACGAATCCGGCGAGGTGTTGTTGCAAGAGCTTGAGCACAAGCTCCCTGAGCTTGTGCTGCTCGATCTGAAGATGCCCGGCATCAGCGGCCTTGATGCCCTCAAACACGTGCGTCAACTTGCTCCCTCCGCCATCGTCATCATGCTGACCGCGTATGGGACGGTGCAGGATGCGGTGGAAGCCATGAAATTGGGAGCGTACGATTTCTTGATCAAAACGGTCGATCTTGAAGGAGTGGAGGCGGTCGTCACCCGTGCGATCGAAATTCTGAAATTACGCCGTCGCCTGGAATTGGAAATCGATGGACAGCTCAACCGGTACCATCTGAGTAACGTCGAGGCTCACAGCCGTGCGATGAAACAATTGCTCGAACAAGTACGCGAAGTGGCGGAGAATCCAAAACCTACCGTGATGTTGCTGGGCGAGACAGGAACAGGGAAAGAGTTCATGGCACGGGTGATCCATCACAATGGGCCGAGGGCATCGGCTCCATTCGTGGGGGTCAACTGTACTGCGATTCCCAAGGACCTCTTTGAGAGTGAACTGTTCGGATATGAGCGTGGAGCCTTTACCGGTGCCAATCAGCGCAAGCTCGGTTTACTCGAAAAGGCAGAAGGCGGCACGTTGTTTCTTGACGAGATCGGAGATCTCGATCTGACGATGCAGGCAAAGCTGCTGCGAGTGATTCAAGAACGATCCTTCAGGCGGCTCGGGGGAACTGACGATCTCGGGGCGGATTTCCGTCTCATCACTGCGACGAACCGAGAAATCAAGAAGGAGGTGGAACGAGGAACCTTTCGAGAAGATCTCTATTTTCGTCTCAATGTCGTGGCATTTGAGATCCCTCCGCTTCGTAAGAGGTTCGAGGATATCATACCCCTCTGCCGAAAGACGATCGTGCGCTTTGCGCAGGAATTCGGAAAACCTGTCCCCGAATTGGATTCAGAGGCTCGCGCAATGTTGGAGCGATATGCATACCCCGGGAATATTCGAGAACTGGAAAACACTCTGGAACGAGCCATGATTTTCTGTTCGGGACAAACCTTGACGGCGAACTATCTACCGCGAGAACTACATGAACAGGTCGGTCACACCACCATGTCTGTTTCCCAAGGAGCTGAGCGTGTGATCCGCATTGAGATGCAAGTGGGAAAGCACACGCTGGAGCGAATCGAAGAATCCATCATCGAAGAAGTCCTTCGGCTGGCGGACTACAACAAAAGTTTGGCGGCCAAGCAACTTGGCCTCACCCGATTCTCGCTGGATCGGCGCTTGAAAAAGCTCACGGATTCACCAAGATAA
- a CDS encoding DUF4118 domain-containing protein — protein MGKDSKHPPQRPERGWTPLSPQSGKEYGMAIGATFLAFVLRLSLDSYLDDRLAYAAFLVAIAVTTWYGGIGPSLVAVVLGGLIANWVFIHPRYSLSFTDLEDQAGIAVYLTVSFALVGFAQTWQWAWRRTEEMTQELRMEMRRHRQTEDEPVHVESPESTPASQSERRL, from the coding sequence ATGGGCAAAGATTCGAAACACCCGCCGCAGCGGCCAGAAAGGGGATGGACCCCGCTCAGCCCGCAGTCGGGTAAAGAGTATGGTATGGCCATCGGTGCAACGTTCCTTGCGTTTGTCCTGCGTTTGTCTCTTGATTCTTACCTCGACGACCGCCTAGCCTATGCCGCATTCCTCGTCGCAATAGCAGTTACCACCTGGTATGGCGGGATAGGACCGTCGTTGGTGGCCGTTGTCTTAGGTGGCCTGATTGCCAATTGGGTTTTCATTCATCCCCGTTATTCCCTTAGCTTTACAGATCTGGAGGATCAAGCCGGGATCGCCGTTTACTTGACCGTCAGTTTCGCACTGGTCGGCTTTGCACAAACCTGGCAGTGGGCTTGGAGGAGAACGGAAGAAATGACACAAGAACTACGAATGGAAATGCGACGCCATAGGCAGACCGAAGACGAGCCAGTTCATGTCGAATCACCGGAAAGCACACCTGCTTCACAAAGCGAACGCAGATTGTAG
- a CDS encoding ATP-binding protein has product MPRGFPQKFLDDLPILPKLLLIPAIPFVFLMLFSMMTYLDVQNFIQDEERLTHLYQLQKTAAQYMRSIADLETAFLGYVISENDRYLTRFQEGRRSVMEMDHELEIQLPAQHARFEAIRTLVKKSFLEKEVLLQRMQQGNRTDAIQYVREGRSREVMLEVRKWMAWFDQEQHGMQQQELSRLSYDRTWTRFLILGGGLVTLCLVILALALIAHSIATPLTALSKVVGSTASQTIPSIPVFDRKDEIGELTTVMKKMSLQIRKDLDEVQQSAATLKKLNAHLSASEAKYRGLVDHAPLGIFMTKGVRVTFSNRYNQQLAGLDPESNVDPETFRQRMHPEDHDRVFTTFSEAVAAGRPCEIIFRLLQDDGSIRTVLSQRVPIMDFESPDVVYVGFNIDITTLDNLQLQLRRAEKLATLGQVAAGIAHELRNPLVGIGSTAKVLLDDFESGDPKRKDIEVILSETRRLDRIVNQIVDYARPRRPAPTGIDLNRLAGEVSKMLKLRLEEKQLTIKVTISPMISEFIADRDLLRQVLLNIVDNAIDATPKGGPPIEITGHELFREERPGLVIQVKDQGVGIAPELLPNVFQPFVTSGKKHGTGLGLSICQNIVESHEGNMYVTSEVGKGTIVGIWLPLEQKTALERV; this is encoded by the coding sequence ATGCCACGAGGTTTTCCTCAGAAGTTCTTAGACGATCTCCCCATCCTTCCCAAGCTTCTTCTCATTCCGGCCATTCCCTTTGTCTTTCTGATGTTATTCAGCATGATGACCTATCTGGATGTTCAGAATTTTATACAGGATGAAGAACGTCTGACACACCTCTACCAGCTTCAAAAGACGGCAGCCCAATACATGCGCTCCATAGCTGATTTGGAAACGGCATTTCTGGGCTATGTCATCTCTGAGAACGATCGATACCTGACGCGCTTTCAGGAGGGGCGGAGAAGCGTCATGGAAATGGACCACGAGCTGGAAATCCAACTTCCAGCCCAGCATGCACGATTCGAAGCCATTCGCACTCTGGTGAAGAAGTCGTTTTTGGAAAAAGAAGTACTGTTGCAACGCATGCAGCAGGGAAATCGGACCGATGCCATTCAGTATGTTCGCGAGGGACGAAGTCGAGAGGTCATGCTTGAGGTTCGGAAATGGATGGCGTGGTTTGATCAAGAGCAACACGGCATGCAGCAGCAGGAGCTGTCTCGGTTGAGCTACGATCGGACGTGGACACGCTTTCTCATTCTCGGAGGCGGGCTGGTGACCCTCTGCCTCGTCATCCTCGCGCTGGCGCTCATTGCCCATTCCATCGCAACTCCATTAACAGCCTTATCAAAGGTCGTAGGTTCGACGGCTAGCCAGACGATTCCCTCCATTCCTGTCTTTGACCGGAAAGACGAAATCGGGGAACTCACCACCGTGATGAAAAAGATGAGTTTGCAGATCCGCAAGGATCTCGATGAAGTCCAGCAGTCAGCAGCCACCCTCAAGAAACTGAATGCGCACTTGTCCGCTTCCGAGGCGAAGTATCGAGGTCTCGTGGATCACGCACCGCTCGGCATCTTTATGACAAAAGGAGTCAGAGTCACGTTCAGCAATCGTTACAATCAGCAGTTGGCGGGGCTGGACCCTGAATCCAATGTTGATCCCGAGACATTCCGCCAACGGATGCATCCTGAAGATCACGACCGTGTTTTCACGACATTTTCAGAAGCCGTAGCCGCGGGGAGACCCTGTGAAATCATTTTCCGCTTACTTCAAGATGACGGTAGTATCCGAACGGTGTTGAGTCAACGTGTGCCGATCATGGATTTTGAGAGTCCCGATGTCGTATACGTAGGCTTTAATATCGACATTACGACCCTCGACAATCTGCAATTGCAATTAAGGCGAGCGGAAAAGTTGGCGACGTTGGGACAAGTTGCGGCCGGCATCGCCCATGAGCTTAGGAATCCACTGGTGGGCATCGGTTCGACAGCCAAGGTATTGTTGGATGACTTCGAATCCGGCGATCCGAAGCGAAAGGACATCGAAGTGATCTTGTCGGAGACTCGGCGATTGGATCGAATCGTCAATCAGATCGTGGACTATGCACGGCCGCGCCGACCTGCGCCGACAGGCATCGATCTCAACCGGCTCGCCGGTGAGGTGTCCAAAATGTTGAAACTCCGGTTGGAGGAGAAGCAGCTCACGATCAAGGTCACGATTTCACCCATGATCAGCGAATTCATCGCCGATCGAGACCTCCTGAGACAGGTACTCTTGAATATCGTGGACAACGCAATTGATGCCACCCCGAAGGGTGGCCCTCCCATCGAGATCACTGGGCATGAATTATTCCGGGAGGAAAGGCCCGGTTTGGTGATTCAAGTCAAAGACCAAGGTGTGGGCATTGCGCCGGAACTCCTCCCGAATGTGTTTCAACCATTCGTGACCTCCGGGAAAAAACATGGGACAGGATTGGGCTTGTCGATCTGTCAGAATATCGTCGAAAGCCATGAGGGGAACATGTATGTCACCAGCGAAGTCGGAAAGGGTACGATTGTCGGCATCTGGTTACCGTTGGAGCAAAAAACCGCATTGGAAAGGGTTTGA
- a CDS encoding prohibitin family protein yields the protein MMRYLTKAPFLVLVLLSLQACGTTVHPGQRGVHWNPLTGGLTTQTLKSGFYWRVPWSQIYLYNVQWRSYTETIEALSSDHLPVILKTVIVMRPIPDEVYFLAQDIGSEFYPRVAKPELLAAIRSAVSHYPMVTVLEHGSEIVSRVEAVVAEKLKGRHLQVASIAMADIELAKVVLDDVERKQAKEQEKEPKQFELLLAEGIEFVQECEARTSSPLRLTSERSLTCVQ from the coding sequence ATGATGCGCTATCTTACGAAGGCCCCATTTCTTGTCCTGGTCCTGCTCTCACTGCAAGCCTGTGGGACCACTGTCCACCCTGGTCAGCGGGGGGTACATTGGAATCCCTTGACCGGTGGTTTAACCACCCAAACACTCAAGAGCGGATTCTATTGGCGGGTGCCATGGAGCCAAATCTATCTGTACAACGTGCAATGGCGCAGTTACACCGAAACGATCGAGGCCTTAAGTTCAGACCACCTGCCGGTCATCCTCAAGACCGTCATTGTCATGAGACCGATTCCCGACGAGGTGTACTTCCTGGCCCAGGACATAGGATCAGAATTCTATCCTCGCGTCGCCAAACCAGAGTTGCTGGCCGCCATCCGGAGCGCCGTCTCCCACTATCCCATGGTTACTGTGCTGGAGCACGGTTCAGAAATCGTAAGCAGGGTGGAGGCGGTAGTGGCAGAAAAACTCAAAGGCCGTCATCTCCAAGTGGCAAGCATCGCCATGGCCGATATCGAACTGGCCAAGGTCGTCCTGGATGACGTCGAGCGTAAGCAGGCCAAGGAACAGGAGAAGGAACCGAAACAATTCGAGCTCCTCCTGGCTGAAGGGATCGAATTCGTTCAAGAATGCGAGGCGAGAACTTCTTCTCCCCTCCGGTTGACCTCAGAAAGGAGCCTCACATGCGTCCAATAG
- a CDS encoding DUF2490 domain-containing protein produces the protein MQQAANQRTRKFTGVISIWVFVWSLLLNAITFAQSPSTFKQDFGLWAPVFMTVKLPKSFYAYMEVNPRFFDLDDAGDIGQLLLRPAVGYQLTEKLSIWQGYAWVGNFNVPHTPSQSSFFEENRIYQQANYVHKFQSWNTLSRVRLEERWIEDAAGTAVRLRLLWRGLYPLPKAPQWAFATYDEVFINLNTVQGRRGPEAGFDQNRFFIGINRTFSKNFNMDFGYQNQLLNSKSIPDLANQMNHIILLNFFINL, from the coding sequence ATGCAGCAAGCGGCAAATCAGCGAACACGTAAGTTCACGGGCGTCATCAGCATCTGGGTCTTCGTGTGGAGTCTCCTTCTGAACGCGATAACCTTCGCCCAGTCCCCCTCGACATTCAAACAGGACTTTGGCCTCTGGGCACCTGTTTTCATGACGGTGAAGCTGCCCAAGTCGTTTTACGCCTACATGGAAGTCAACCCACGCTTCTTCGATCTCGACGATGCCGGCGATATCGGTCAGCTCTTACTCCGTCCGGCGGTTGGCTATCAGCTGACGGAGAAGCTCTCCATCTGGCAAGGCTATGCCTGGGTCGGCAACTTTAATGTGCCGCATACACCATCTCAGTCGTCCTTCTTCGAAGAAAACCGGATCTATCAACAGGCCAACTATGTGCACAAGTTCCAATCTTGGAACACTCTGAGCCGCGTTCGCCTGGAAGAACGCTGGATCGAAGATGCAGCCGGTACTGCGGTGCGGCTCCGTCTGCTGTGGCGGGGACTGTATCCCTTGCCCAAGGCTCCGCAGTGGGCCTTTGCCACCTACGACGAGGTGTTTATCAACCTCAACACGGTCCAAGGTCGCAGAGGACCAGAAGCCGGATTCGATCAAAATCGTTTTTTTATCGGCATCAACCGGACGTTTTCAAAAAATTTCAATATGGACTTCGGTTACCAAAATCAGCTCCTCAACAGCAAGTCGATTCCTGATCTTGCGAACCAGATGAACCACATCATCTTATTAAATTTTTTCATCAACCTGTAG
- a CDS encoding sigma-54 dependent transcriptional regulator has product MMQASIFVVDDQAAYRNALEKLLSRMQHRIRSFQSGEELLAAVEEDVPDLILLDLKMPGMTGIEVLQALRPKGCDALVVLLTAYGTVEDAVEAMKLGAFDFLIKTVDLETLEPVVNRALEHILLKRRVSYNIEHEANQYQLTNLIAHSLTMRALLIQVREVAQNPNVPVLVMGETGAGKEFLARVLHHNSARAKGPFVKISCTSLSSMRFERDLFGYERGAFAGAERRKLGLLDQAETGTLFLDEIGDLDLVMQGKLVGIVQDRMFRRLGGVEDISGDFRVIASSYRNLKEEVSEGRFREDLFFRLNAMPFVVPPIRDRTEDIVPLAKLFMMKYGLELGKEVTDIDPKAAATLQRYLFPGNVRELQNIIERAMMLCMGKTLTSSDLPGAH; this is encoded by the coding sequence ATGATGCAAGCGAGTATTTTCGTAGTCGACGACCAAGCTGCATATCGCAACGCGCTCGAAAAACTGCTTTCTCGTATGCAGCACCGGATTCGGTCGTTTCAATCCGGCGAAGAACTACTCGCCGCGGTAGAAGAGGATGTGCCCGACTTGATCTTGCTCGACCTGAAGATGCCCGGCATGACCGGAATTGAGGTTCTGCAAGCGCTTCGTCCCAAAGGCTGCGATGCCCTCGTCGTCCTGCTGACCGCATATGGAACGGTAGAGGATGCGGTTGAGGCCATGAAGCTCGGTGCATTTGATTTCCTTATCAAAACGGTCGATCTTGAAACGCTGGAGCCGGTCGTCAACCGGGCTCTTGAACATATTCTGCTGAAGCGGCGCGTGTCCTACAACATCGAACACGAAGCCAATCAATATCAATTGACCAACCTGATCGCCCATAGCCTGACGATGAGAGCCTTGCTGATTCAGGTGCGGGAAGTGGCTCAGAACCCGAATGTGCCCGTACTCGTGATGGGGGAAACCGGAGCTGGGAAAGAATTCTTAGCCCGTGTCCTTCACCATAACAGCGCGCGCGCGAAGGGGCCGTTCGTGAAGATCAGTTGCACCTCCCTTTCATCCATGCGATTCGAGCGCGACCTTTTTGGGTATGAACGAGGCGCCTTCGCCGGGGCGGAACGGAGAAAGCTCGGTCTGCTGGATCAAGCGGAAACCGGCACTCTGTTTCTCGACGAGATCGGTGATCTCGACCTCGTGATGCAGGGGAAGCTGGTAGGGATCGTGCAGGATCGAATGTTTCGTCGTCTGGGTGGAGTCGAAGATATTTCCGGAGACTTCCGCGTGATCGCGTCTTCCTACCGGAATCTTAAGGAGGAAGTGTCGGAAGGACGTTTTCGAGAGGATCTCTTTTTTCGGCTCAATGCGATGCCATTCGTCGTACCGCCGATCAGGGACCGTACCGAGGATATCGTACCCCTCGCCAAGCTCTTCATGATGAAGTATGGACTGGAACTCGGGAAAGAGGTGACCGATATTGATCCGAAAGCCGCGGCAACGCTTCAACGGTACTTATTTCCTGGCAATGTGCGAGAGCTTCAGAACATTATAGAACGGGCGATGATGCTGTGCATGGGCAAGACGTTGACCAGCAGTGACCTCCCAGGAGCGCATTGA
- a CDS encoding response regulator has product MTGCGRRVLIVEHDDDQRNVLSLMLEREGYNVQQVPEESLALEEMKRRRFDVVISAHHIPQINGFRLILLVRLVWPGMPTILVLDGDTNLSETADLGRAYGILRKPYPFSELLELMTNAVRLTREHRSRSSTSIFLSS; this is encoded by the coding sequence ATGACTGGGTGTGGCAGAAGAGTGCTGATCGTCGAGCACGACGACGACCAGCGGAACGTACTGAGTCTAATGCTGGAGCGTGAAGGATACAATGTCCAGCAGGTGCCGGAGGAATCCCTAGCGCTGGAAGAGATGAAACGACGCCGGTTCGATGTGGTGATTAGCGCTCATCACATACCCCAGATCAATGGATTTCGTCTCATCTTGCTAGTACGGCTTGTTTGGCCGGGTATGCCCACGATTCTTGTGCTGGATGGCGATACGAATTTGTCAGAAACGGCCGACCTCGGAAGAGCGTACGGCATCCTTCGTAAACCCTATCCTTTCAGTGAGCTGCTGGAGCTCATGACGAACGCCGTCCGATTGACGCGCGAACATCGATCACGATCGTCGACATCGATCTTCCTGTCTTCGTGA
- a CDS encoding prohibitin family protein, translating to MRYVAKVMLLVMILGSLQACGTTVAPGQRGLRWYPLTEGLTTETLKSGFYWRAPWNDIYLYDVQVRSYTEEVDALSLDDLLVVLKAAIILRPIPEEIYFLAQEIGPDYYPRVVRPELLAAVRSVVSNYPMVSVPEKSSEIASKVQAVVVDKLKGRHLEVASVALADIDLARVVLEAVERKQAKEQEKEQKEFELIIAEKDAEIARRRAKGEGDSIRIRAEGEAEGLRIRSVGQAKAQETITKTLTPEYLRFKLYDSSNSKFVLLPDKLNVPILINPGTDHSTGQAREEFHTGSDMRFGR from the coding sequence ATGCGTTATGTTGCGAAGGTCATGCTTCTTGTCATGATATTGGGTTCACTGCAAGCTTGCGGGACCACCGTCGCGCCAGGTCAGCGAGGATTGCGCTGGTATCCTTTGACCGAAGGCCTGACCACCGAAACACTCAAGAGCGGGTTCTATTGGCGGGCACCTTGGAACGACATCTACCTGTACGACGTGCAGGTGCGCAGTTACACCGAAGAGGTCGACGCACTGAGCTTGGACGACCTGCTTGTCGTCCTCAAAGCAGCCATTATTCTGAGGCCGATTCCCGAGGAGATATATTTCCTCGCCCAGGAGATCGGACCAGATTACTATCCTCGCGTCGTCAGACCGGAGCTATTGGCGGCGGTCAGAAGTGTTGTCTCCAACTATCCCATGGTCAGTGTACCCGAGAAAAGCTCGGAAATTGCCAGCAAAGTACAGGCGGTTGTGGTCGATAAACTTAAAGGCCGTCATCTCGAAGTGGCCAGCGTTGCTCTGGCCGATATCGATCTGGCCAGGGTCGTCCTGGAGGCTGTGGAACGCAAGCAAGCAAAAGAACAGGAGAAGGAACAAAAAGAATTCGAGCTCATTATCGCCGAAAAGGATGCAGAGATTGCTCGCCGTCGTGCCAAAGGTGAGGGAGATTCTATCCGTATTCGAGCCGAAGGCGAGGCGGAAGGTCTAAGAATTCGGTCGGTTGGTCAGGCGAAAGCGCAGGAAACCATTACCAAGACGCTGACCCCGGAATATCTCCGGTTCAAGCTCTATGACAGCTCGAACTCTAAGTTTGTGCTGCTACCGGACAAACTGAATGTGCCGATTTTGATCAACCCCGGGACTGATCACTCAACGGGGCAGGCTCGTGAGGAATTCCACACGGGCTCAGACATGCGTTTTGGCCGGTAG
- a CDS encoding carbonic anhydrase family protein — MDTFSWLSPAVADTLLPNRDLARIVIRIIAITLALSLPACLHAGETGHSTWGYDGDHGPLHWGKLGPESSLCEKGMNQSPIDLLRTRKTTLDDIQFSYRDAPFHVVNNGHTLQEVEPLSETAKSRYPKHGQTVLHFDKDSAIVFDEDLYLLEQFHFHTPSEHTVDHRHYPMELHLVHHNERHEAAVVAVFMEEGKHNPFFETFLEHAPTKVGEVMDDHNHTVNPITLLPERRSYYLYSGSFTTPPCSEGVIWMVMHDTIEVSAEQIQKFRTLVGHDNVRPTQPLHKRFVLETNFANAATATKK, encoded by the coding sequence ATGGATACATTCTCATGGCTGAGTCCAGCAGTCGCAGATACCCTGTTGCCCAACAGGGACTTGGCAAGGATTGTGATTCGGATCATAGCGATAACGCTCGCGTTGTCGCTGCCGGCGTGCCTGCACGCGGGAGAGACGGGGCATAGCACATGGGGTTATGACGGGGATCATGGACCGCTTCATTGGGGCAAGCTCGGGCCGGAATCTTCCCTCTGTGAAAAAGGCATGAACCAATCACCGATCGATCTGTTGCGCACCCGCAAGACGACACTTGACGATATTCAGTTTTCTTATAGAGACGCGCCCTTCCATGTGGTCAACAACGGGCATACGTTGCAGGAAGTCGAACCGCTTTCAGAAACAGCCAAGTCCCGTTACCCCAAGCACGGCCAGACGGTGCTCCATTTTGACAAGGACAGCGCTATCGTGTTCGACGAAGACCTCTACTTGCTCGAACAATTTCATTTCCATACTCCGAGCGAGCACACGGTGGATCATAGACATTACCCGATGGAACTGCATCTGGTGCATCACAATGAGCGGCATGAAGCGGCGGTGGTTGCCGTCTTCATGGAAGAGGGGAAACACAATCCGTTTTTCGAGACATTTTTGGAGCATGCTCCTACCAAGGTCGGGGAAGTCATGGATGACCATAACCATACCGTCAATCCGATAACTCTCTTACCTGAACGGCGTTCCTACTACCTATACTCCGGTTCCTTCACCACTCCACCCTGTTCAGAAGGCGTCATCTGGATGGTCATGCACGATACCATCGAAGTCTCCGCTGAACAGATCCAGAAGTTCCGCACGCTCGTGGGACACGATAATGTGCGGCCGACTCAACCTTTGCATAAACGCTTCGTGCTGGAGACGAATTTCGCAAATGCAGCGACCGCGACGAAGAAGTGA
- a CDS encoding Slp family lipoprotein, producing the protein MRPIGLFMMCVLLAACTTPPAFPPEITKDIETDTVAVKAWKAQTSYPSGASFISHKVELGGQITQVLRKPDGVVILAQEQPIDKYLGYGPTSLRREGAFEFAIVFHGFPDADILQVGNQLAVVGATEGSSPEMIGKMPRVVPHLVAQCLHIWKTEGFDTNNYYEGSMGQHYPLENRTFCQEEGKGETLSTGGGQDNQTTDSTGS; encoded by the coding sequence ATGCGTCCAATAGGCTTATTCATGATGTGCGTATTATTAGCCGCCTGCACAACCCCACCCGCGTTTCCTCCAGAGATCACGAAAGATATCGAAACTGACACGGTTGCCGTCAAGGCGTGGAAAGCCCAGACATCCTACCCGTCCGGCGCCAGCTTCATTTCCCACAAGGTGGAATTGGGGGGACAGATCACCCAGGTTCTTCGGAAGCCGGATGGTGTCGTGATTCTCGCCCAGGAGCAGCCAATCGACAAGTATCTAGGGTATGGGCCTACGAGCCTCAGACGGGAAGGCGCCTTCGAATTCGCGATCGTTTTTCACGGCTTTCCGGACGCCGACATACTACAGGTCGGCAATCAGCTTGCCGTCGTCGGAGCGACGGAGGGTTCAAGCCCAGAGATGATTGGCAAGATGCCGAGGGTTGTGCCGCATCTTGTTGCGCAATGTCTTCACATCTGGAAGACAGAAGGGTTCGATACCAACAATTATTATGAAGGCTCCATGGGACAACATTACCCCCTGGAGAACCGAACCTTCTGTCAGGAAGAGGGCAAAGGGGAGACCTTGTCAACCGGTGGTGGTCAGGATAACCAGACAACGGACTCCACAGGCTCGTGA